The following is a genomic window from Rhodomicrobium lacus.
GCGGCTTGTGAAAGCCTTAACTCGCCGCCTCCAGCGCCTCACCGAACTTTGCAAAGTCTTTTCAGTTTTCCCATGGGATACTCATAATCCGACCATGGGAGAAGCCAATGGACACGCTCGCGTCTGCGCCCTCCATCAGTCTCGATGACAAGTATCGCGTCGATCAAGGCCAGGTTTTTCTTACGGGCGTGCAGGCTCTTGTCAGGCTTCCGCTTCTGCGCCGCCAGATCGATGCGGCCATGGGGCTCGACACCGCCGGTTTCATCTCGGGATATCGCGGTTCTCCTCTCGGCACCTACGACAAGCAACTGTGGCAGGAAAAGAAGCGCCTCGCCGAAAGCCAGATCGTCTTCCAGCCGGGCGTGAATGAGGAACTGGCTGCAACCGCCGTATGGGGCAGCCAGCAAGCGGCGCTGTTTGCGGGCGCGCGCCATGACGGCGTTTTCGGCATCTGGTACGGCAAGGGGCCGGGCGTGGACCGCTCCGGCGATGCCTTAAAGCACGCGAATTTTTTCGGGACCGCGAAAAATGGCGGCGTGCTGGCAATCGCGGGCGACGACCATTCCTGCAAATCCTCCACGCTGCCGAACCAGAGCGATTTCGCCTTCGCGGATGCCGAAATTCCCGTTCTTGGCCCGTCGGACATCGCCGAGATCATCGAATTCGGCCTGAAGGGCTTCGACCTTTCGCGCTTCGCCGGGCTGTGGGTCGGCCTGAAGGCCGTTTCCGACACCATGGACGCGAGCGCAACCGTGCGTATCGATCCATTGCGCTATCGCTCGTTCACGCCCTACGGCGTCGCCGAGCCGATCGGCGGCCGCAACGCAAGGCTCGGTCGCACGCCGCCCGAGCAGGAGGAAATCCATCGCCATTTCCGCCTTCCCGCCGCGATGGCGTTCGCGCGCGAGAACGGTTTCGACCGCCTCGTCATCGACGGCGCCGCCGCGCGTTTCGGTATCGCGGCTTCCGGCAAGGCTTATCTGCATGTACGGCAGGCGCTGCGCGACCTCGGTCTCACCGATAGGGAGGCGTCCGCGCTCGGTTTTCGCGTTTACAAGATCGGCCTCGTCTGGCCGCTGGAGGAGCACGCCGCGCGCGCCTTCGCGAACGGGCTCGAAACCGTGCTCGTGGTGGAAGAGCACCGCGACATGATCGAGCACCAGTTTCGCGCGGCGCTATACGGTCTGCCGGACGGGCGCCGCCCGCGCATCGTCGGCAAGCGCGACCTCGAAGGCCGCCCGCTTGTCAGCGACGTGCTCGATATCGACACCGCGCATGTGACGCGCGCGATCCTGCGCGTTCTGCCGGAAGCGATGAAGACGCCGCGCATGAAAGCCGTCGAGGCGCGCCTCGCGGAGGCCGCGCAACAGGCTGCCGCCGCACCGATCCATTTGCGCACTCCGTATTTCTGTTCGGGCTGTCCGCACTCGACTTCGACGAAGGTGCCGGACGGAAGCCGCGGCACGGCGGGTATCGGGTGCCACTATCTTGCGACCATGATGAACCGCAACACCGACGTTTTCACCCAGATGGGGGGCGAGGGCGTGTTGTGGGTGGGGCAGGCGCCGTTCACGGAGGAGACGCACGTCTTCGCCAATCTCGGCGACGGCACCTATTTCCATTCGGGCAGTCTCGCGATCCGGCAGGCCATCGCGGCGCGCGCGAACGTCACCTACAAGATCCTGTACAATGATGCCGTCGCCATGACGGGCGGCCAGCCGGTCGACGGTCAACTGACCGTGCCTCGGATTGCGGCTCAGATGCGAGCGGAGGGGGTGTCCCGCATCGCCATCGTGAGCGACGATCCCGACCGCCACGCGAAAGACCCCGCGATCCCGGCGGGCACGAGTTTCGACCATCGTTCCCGCCTCGACGCTGTGCAGCGCGAACTTCGTTCCGTTCCGGGCGTAAGCGTTCTTATTTACGATCAGGTTTGCGCCACCGAGAAGCGCCGCCGCCGCAAGCGCGGCCTTATGGAACAATCGGATAGGCGGCTTTTTATCAATACAGGCGTCTGCGAGGGTTGCGGCGATTGCTCCCGCGCCTCCAATTGTCTTTCGGTCGAGCCGGTCGAGACCGAGTTCGGCCGGAAGCGACGCATCAATCAATCAACCTGCAATCAGGACGCGACCTGCGTCGACGGCTTTTGCCCGAGTTTCGTGTCGGTCTACGGAGGCACGCGCAGGCGAAGACAGGTGAAGCATCTTTCACCCGAAATGCCTGAGCCCGCGCTGCCCGCGATCCCGGAAGACGGCTACAACATCTTGATGACGGGTATCGGCGGGCTCGGTATCACCTCGCTTGCCGCGATCCTCGGCATGGCGGCTCATCTTCACGGCCGTCAGGTGCGCATCGTCGACCAGATCGGCCTCGCGCAGAAGGGCGGCGGCGTCTATTCCCACTTGCGCATCGGCGAGCCGCAGACGGACCTTTTCAGCCCGCGCATCGGGGCGGGGCAGGCCGATCTCGTGCTGGCGGCCGATATCGTCGTAGCCCATGGCAAGAACAGCCTGCCGATGATGAGCGAGACGCGCACCGCCGTCGTCGCCGATCCGCGCGTCACGCCCACGGCCGAATTCGTCCGCGACAACGCCGTCGCTTTCGATGCTCCGGCCATGACCGCGAGGCTCGCAAAGCGCGCCCGCGCGCTCGACGAATGCCCGGCGCAGGCCATTGCGGTCGCGCTCGTCGGCGACGCGATCTTCGCCAACATGGTGCTGACGGGTTTCGCCTGGCAGAACGGGTTTGTCCCGCTGGAACGCGGCGCGATCCTGCGCGCCATCGAATTGAACGGAGCGAGCGTCGACGCAAACAAGCGCGCCTTCGCAATCGGGCGCGAGGCGGCTCTCTGGCCCGAACGCGTCGCTGCGCTGCTCGATCCCGCGCCGAAGCTCGCGCAGACGCTCGACGATATCGTCGGACTTCGCGCGACCGAACTGGCGGCCTATCAGGATGTGGCATACGCCGCGCGCTATCTCGCCTTCGTCGACCGGGTCCGCGCGCGCGAAATTGCCGTCGCGCCGCAAAGCGAGGTGCTGACCCGCGCGGTCGCGCAGAACCTCTTCCGGCTCATGGCCATCAAGGACGAGTATGAGGTGGCGCGGCTTTACACCGATGGCGCGTTCGCCGCGCAGATCAAGGCCGAGTTCGACGGCGACGTGAAGCTCAAGTTTCATCTCGCGCCCCCGATCCTCGGACGCCGCGATCCCGACACCGGGAAGCTCAAAAAGATGACCTTCGGCCCCTGGATGCTGCCCGTACTGCGGCTTCTCGCGAAGGGAAAGCGCCTGCGCGGCACATGGCTCGACGTGTTTGCACGAGCTTCCGAGCGAAAGGCAGAGCGCGCGCTTCTCGCCGACTACGAGGCGCGCATCGAGCGTCTTCTGCCGACGCTGACCAAGGCCAATCTCGCACTCGCCACCGCCTATGCCGCCGTGCCGGACATCGTTCGCGGCTTCGGCCATGTGAAGGAAGCCAACATGGCGAAAGCGCAAGCCCGCTATGCCGAGCTTGAGGCCGCGCTCGCAACCGGCGGCCACAGGCGCGAGGCGGCGGAATAGCCGTTCCGCCATGTTGACAGCAAGCCTTGCCTCAAGCGCCTCATGAGAAAAAAATAACGAGGGAGAAGCGCTTCAATGCCATCCTATCGCGGTCTCGACTTCGGGCTCGGCGAGGAAGCCGACATGCTGCGCGACAGCGTGAGCGCCTTCGCCGACGACAGGATCGCGCCGCGCGCGGCTGAAATCGACCGCTCGAACGCCTTCCCGCGCGACCTTTGGCAGCCCATGGGCGCGCTCGGTTTGCACGGCATCACGGTCGAAGAGGAATGGGGCGGTGCGGGCCTCGGCTATCTGCATCATTGCATCGCCGTCGAGGAGGTGAGCCGCGCGAGCGCAAGCGTCGGGCTGTCTTATGGCGCGCATTCGAATCTCTGCGTGAACCAGATCCGACGAAACGGCACGGACGAGCAGAAACGCCGCTATTTGCCGAAGCTGATCTCCGGCGAGCATGTCGGCGCGCTCGCCATGTCGGAAGCCGAAGCCGGTTCGGATGTCGTGTCGATGCGCACGCGTGCCGACAAGCGCGGCGACCGCTACGTGCTGAACGGCGCGAAGATGTGGATCACCAACGCCCCGCACGCCGACGTGCTCGTGGTCTACGCGAAGACGGACCCCGCCGCCGGGCCGCGCGGCATCACCGCGTTCCTGATCGAGAAGGGGATCGCGGGTTTTTCGGTCTCGCCCAAGCTCGACAAGCTCGGCATGCGCGGGTCGGATACCGCCGAACTCGTGTTCGAGGATTGCGAGGTGCCGGGGGAGAACGTCATGGGCGGCGAAGGACGCGGGGTCGCCGTCCTCATGTCAGGCCTCGACTACGAACGCGCGGTGCTTGCCGCCGGGCCGCTCGGCATCATGCAGGCGGCGCTCGACATCGTGCTTCCCTACATCCACGAGCGAAAGCAGTTCGGCAAGCCCATCGGCACGTTCCAGCTCGTGCAGGGCAAGGTCGCCGACATGGCGGTCGCTCTGAATTCCGCGCGCGCCTACGTCTATGCGGTCGCTCGCGCCTGCGACCGGGGCCAGACGACGCGCGAGGACGCCGCAGGCGCGATTCTCTATGCGGCGGAGGCGGCGACGCGCGTGGCGCTGGACGCCATCCAGCTCCTCGGCGGCACCGGCTACATGAACGACACGGCGACGGGGCGGCTCCTTCGCGATGCGAAACTGTACGAAATCGGCGCGGGCACGAGCGAAATCCGCCGTATGCTTATCGGACGCGAACTATTTGGCAAAATATGATTTCGTGTCATATTTGATGATATGCCAATAAATAGGAATTGGCATTTTGCGAAATCATTGTATGATGAGGCAAAATGGAGGACGGACATGGCGCGCAGAAAAAAGGACGAACGGCCGGACGATGCGCCATTGCGCGGGAGGGGCTTCGAGGAAGCGCCGCAGGCTCCGTTCGTTGTCGACACCGCTGAAAAACCCGGCTTCGGCGTCGCGAACCGCCTGCGTCTGACGCTCGGCCCCGGCGGCCGCGTGGTGATCCCGGCGGCGCTTCGCGAGGCCATGCAGGTGGAGGAGGGCGATGCGCTTCTCGCCTGGCTTGAGGATGGCGAACTTCATCTGCTCAGCCCGCGCGTCGGCGCGAGACAGGCCCAGGCGATGATGAAGGGGCTGCTCGGAAGCGGTCTTGCAGACGACCTCATAAAAGATCGGCGCCGTGAGGCGGAGGCGGAAGCGCGTGGCTGATGCGACCGCTTCGCGGGGCGAAAAAAGGGAACCGCTTCGATCTTCCACGGGCGGGGCCTCTCGAAGATTTGCGGGCGTTCCAGCGAGGCGCCGCTGATGTGCGCCGCGATCGTGCTCGACGCTTCGGCCATCCTCGCCCATCTCGGCGGCGAACCGGGGGCGGAACGGGCGGAGACTTTTTTCGGAAACGCCGCGATCTCCACGGTCAACCTCTCCGAGGTGGTGGCGAAACTTCAGGAGCGCGGCGCCGCGCTGCCGCTCGTGCGGGCGGCGCTTTCCCGCTATGGCCTCGACATTATGCCGTTCGACGAAGACCTGGCCTTTCGCGCGGGCGCGCTGCGCGTCGCAACGAAGCCCTTCGGCCTCTCGCTCGGCGACCGCGCCTGCCTCGCGCTCGCCGAAAAACTGCGTGTGCCGGTGCTGACCGCCGACCGGACCTGGCGCGACATCGAGCTATCCGTGGAGGTGCATGTCTTGCGTTAGGGCGACCTTTCGGGTCGCCCCGACCACTTTATCCGTTCGTTCTGGTTTGACATGGGGTTCCGCCTGCGCGGCAGAAACGAGGAGCGGGCATGGCAGTCCTGAAAAGCGCCATTGACAGGGGCTCCGCAGCCTTCAAGGCGAATGCCGTGGCGATGGCGGCCCTTGTCGGGAGGCTTCGTGAAAAGGCAGCGACCGCCCAAAAGGGCGGCGGGGCCGAGGCTTGTGCTCGGCACGCAGCGCGCGGAAAGCTTCTCGCGCGGGACCGTATCGCGCTCCTCCTCGATCCCGCCTCGCCCTTCCTCGAAATCGGCGCGCTCGCGGCTCACGGCCTTTATGGCGGCGACGCACACGCGGCGGGGATCGTTGCGGGTATCGGGCGGATTTCGGGCCGCGAATGCATGATCGTCGCCAACGATGCGACGGTCAAAGGCGGCACCTATTACCCGATGACGGTGAAAAAGCACCTTCGCGCACAGGATATCGCCCGCCAGAACCGACTTCCCTGCCTCTATCTCGTGGATTCGGGTGGTGCGTTCCTGCCGATGCAGGACGAGATCTTCCCCGACGAGCGCCATTTCGGCCGCATCTTCTACAATCAGGCGCGGATGTCGGCTGAAGGCATTCCGCAGATCGCGCTCGTCATGGGACCGTGCACGGCGGGCGGGGCCTATGTGCCGGCGATGTGCGACGAGAGCGTCATCGTGAAGGGCCACGGAACGATCTTTCTCGGCGGGCCGCCGCTCGTGCGGGCAGCGACGGGCGAAATCGTCACGGCGGAGGAACTTGGCGGCGCGGATGTGCACGCCCGCCAGTCCGGCGTCGTCGATCATTATGCGGAGAGCGACGCGCATGCGATCGGCATCGCGCGCGCGATCGTGGCGCGCCTCAACCGCACAAAGCCCGCGGTCCTCGACATCGCCGCGCCCCGCGCTCCGGCCTATCCCGCCGACGAGCTATACGGCATCGTCGAAGCCGACGCGCGAAAGCCCTACGATGTCCGCGAAATCGTCGCCCGCCTCGTCGACGGCTCCGACTTCGACGAATTCAAGGCGCGCTACGGTCCGACGCTCGTCTGCGGTACCGCACGCATCCACGGCTACCCCGTGGGCATCCTCGCCAACAACGGCATCCTCTTTTCCGAGAGCGCGCTGAAAGGCGCGCATTTCATCGAAGTGATGGACCAGCGCGGCATTCCGCTCGTCTTTCTCCAGAACATCACGGGCTTCATGGTCGGCCGGAAATACGAAGCCGGCGGCATAGCCAAGGATGGCGCCAAGCTCGTCACGGCTGTTTCGACGGCGAGCGTGCCAAAATATACCGTCATCGTCGGCGGCTCTTATGGCGCGGGCAATTACGGCATGTGCGGGCGCGCCTTCGGTCCGCGCTTCCTGTGGATGTGGCCCAACGCGAAGATATCGGTCATGGGCGGCGAGCAGGCGGCGACCGTCCTCGCCATCGTGCGCAGGCAGTCGCTGGAAGCGAAGGGGGCTTCGCCTACCGACACGGAGGAAGAGGCGCTGAAAGCGCCGATCCGCGCGCAGTTCGAGGAGCAGGCGGACCCGTATTATGCGACGGCGCGGCTGTGGGATGACGGCGTCATCGACCCCGCCGACACGCGCATGGTGCTCGCGCTCGCGCTTTCGGCGGGGCTGAACGCGCCGCCCGAGCGCGGCCGCTTCGGCGTTTTCAGGATGTGAGGCGAACATGTCGAGCGCCCGGCCTTTCACGTCGCTTCTCATTGCCAATCGCGGCGAAATCGCCTGCCGCATCGCGCGCACGGCGCGCCGCATGGGGCTTCGCACCATCGCCGTCTATTCGGAGGCTGACGCCCGCGCGCGCCATGTGACGACCGCCGACGAGGCGCGGCTTATCGGCCCCGCGCCCGCGCGCGACAGCTATCTCGACATTGCCCGCGTCATCGATGCCGCCAGAGCCAGCGGCGCGGAGGCGGTGCATCCGGGCTACGGCTTCTTGTCCGAGAGGGCTGCCTTCGCGGAAGCCTGCGCGGCCGCGGGGCTCGTCTTCGTCGGTCCGCCCGCCGCCGCGATCCAGGCGATGGGATCGAAGGCCACCGCGAAAGCGCTGATGGAGGCTGCGGGCGTTCCGGTCGTGCCCGGCTACGGCGGCGCGGAGCAAGATGCGGCGACCTTCGCACGCGAGGCGAAGCGGCTCGGCTTTCCCGTGCTGCTGAAGGCGGTCGCGGGCGGCGGCGGCAGGGGCATGCGCATCGTTCGCGCGGCGGATGAACTCGAAGCGGCGCTTCCGGCGGCCAGACGAGAGGCGGCGGCGGCGTTCGGCGACGAGACACTGATGATGGAGCGCTTCGTCGAGCGACCGCGCCATATCGAGGTGCAGATCTTTGCGGACGCGCATGGCAATGTCGTGTCGCTGTTCGAGCGCGAATGCACGCTCCAGCGCCGCCACCAGAAGGTCGTCGAGGAAGCGCCGTCGCCATCGCTCGACGAGACCCGCCGCGAAGCGCTGTACGACGCGGCGCGAAAGGCTGCGGCGGCAATCGGCTATGTCGGCGCGGGCACGGTGGAGTTCGTCGCCGACGCTGCCAACGCCTGGTTCATCGAAATGAATACGCGCCTTCAGGTCGAGCACGCGGTCACGGAGGCGATTACCGGCCTCGACCTCGTGGAATGGCAAATTCGTGTCGCGATGGGTGAGACGCTGCCGCTGCGACAGGACGAGATCAAGCGCGCCGGGCACGCGGTGGAGGCGCGCATTTACGCGGAAGACGCCGACGCGGGCTTTCTGCCGTCCACCGGCGCCATCACGCATTGGCGCGCACCGGAAGCGGGCTTCGGCATTCGCATCGACACCGGCTTCGGCGCGGGCGACGAGGTTACGCCGCACTACGATCCGCTGCTCGCGAAGGTGATCGCGCACGCGCCGACACGCGCCGCCTCACTCGCCCGTCTGCGCGGCGCGCTGTCGAGCTTCGAGGTCGCGGGCGTCGCCACGAACGTGGCTTTTCTCGCGCGGCTTCTCGGCGAGGATGCGGTGGCGGCGAACCTCCTG
Proteins encoded in this region:
- a CDS encoding PIN domain-containing protein: MCAAIVLDASAILAHLGGEPGAERAETFFGNAAISTVNLSEVVAKLQERGAALPLVRAALSRYGLDIMPFDEDLAFRAGALRVATKPFGLSLGDRACLALAEKLRVPVLTADRTWRDIELSVEVHVLR
- a CDS encoding isovaleryl-CoA dehydrogenase — its product is MPSYRGLDFGLGEEADMLRDSVSAFADDRIAPRAAEIDRSNAFPRDLWQPMGALGLHGITVEEEWGGAGLGYLHHCIAVEEVSRASASVGLSYGAHSNLCVNQIRRNGTDEQKRRYLPKLISGEHVGALAMSEAEAGSDVVSMRTRADKRGDRYVLNGAKMWITNAPHADVLVVYAKTDPAAGPRGITAFLIEKGIAGFSVSPKLDKLGMRGSDTAELVFEDCEVPGENVMGGEGRGVAVLMSGLDYERAVLAAGPLGIMQAALDIVLPYIHERKQFGKPIGTFQLVQGKVADMAVALNSARAYVYAVARACDRGQTTREDAAGAILYAAEAATRVALDAIQLLGGTGYMNDTATGRLLRDAKLYEIGAGTSEIRRMLIGRELFGKI
- a CDS encoding AbrB/MazE/SpoVT family DNA-binding domain-containing protein, with product MARRKKDERPDDAPLRGRGFEEAPQAPFVVDTAEKPGFGVANRLRLTLGPGGRVVIPAALREAMQVEEGDALLAWLEDGELHLLSPRVGARQAQAMMKGLLGSGLADDLIKDRRREAEAEARG
- a CDS encoding carboxyl transferase domain-containing protein — protein: MAVLKSAIDRGSAAFKANAVAMAALVGRLREKAATAQKGGGAEACARHAARGKLLARDRIALLLDPASPFLEIGALAAHGLYGGDAHAAGIVAGIGRISGRECMIVANDATVKGGTYYPMTVKKHLRAQDIARQNRLPCLYLVDSGGAFLPMQDEIFPDERHFGRIFYNQARMSAEGIPQIALVMGPCTAGGAYVPAMCDESVIVKGHGTIFLGGPPLVRAATGEIVTAEELGGADVHARQSGVVDHYAESDAHAIGIARAIVARLNRTKPAVLDIAAPRAPAYPADELYGIVEADARKPYDVREIVARLVDGSDFDEFKARYGPTLVCGTARIHGYPVGILANNGILFSESALKGAHFIEVMDQRGIPLVFLQNITGFMVGRKYEAGGIAKDGAKLVTAVSTASVPKYTVIVGGSYGAGNYGMCGRAFGPRFLWMWPNAKISVMGGEQAATVLAIVRRQSLEAKGASPTDTEEEALKAPIRAQFEEQADPYYATARLWDDGVIDPADTRMVLALALSAGLNAPPERGRFGVFRM
- a CDS encoding indolepyruvate ferredoxin oxidoreductase family protein, with the protein product MDTLASAPSISLDDKYRVDQGQVFLTGVQALVRLPLLRRQIDAAMGLDTAGFISGYRGSPLGTYDKQLWQEKKRLAESQIVFQPGVNEELAATAVWGSQQAALFAGARHDGVFGIWYGKGPGVDRSGDALKHANFFGTAKNGGVLAIAGDDHSCKSSTLPNQSDFAFADAEIPVLGPSDIAEIIEFGLKGFDLSRFAGLWVGLKAVSDTMDASATVRIDPLRYRSFTPYGVAEPIGGRNARLGRTPPEQEEIHRHFRLPAAMAFARENGFDRLVIDGAAARFGIAASGKAYLHVRQALRDLGLTDREASALGFRVYKIGLVWPLEEHAARAFANGLETVLVVEEHRDMIEHQFRAALYGLPDGRRPRIVGKRDLEGRPLVSDVLDIDTAHVTRAILRVLPEAMKTPRMKAVEARLAEAAQQAAAAPIHLRTPYFCSGCPHSTSTKVPDGSRGTAGIGCHYLATMMNRNTDVFTQMGGEGVLWVGQAPFTEETHVFANLGDGTYFHSGSLAIRQAIAARANVTYKILYNDAVAMTGGQPVDGQLTVPRIAAQMRAEGVSRIAIVSDDPDRHAKDPAIPAGTSFDHRSRLDAVQRELRSVPGVSVLIYDQVCATEKRRRRKRGLMEQSDRRLFINTGVCEGCGDCSRASNCLSVEPVETEFGRKRRINQSTCNQDATCVDGFCPSFVSVYGGTRRRRQVKHLSPEMPEPALPAIPEDGYNILMTGIGGLGITSLAAILGMAAHLHGRQVRIVDQIGLAQKGGGVYSHLRIGEPQTDLFSPRIGAGQADLVLAADIVVAHGKNSLPMMSETRTAVVADPRVTPTAEFVRDNAVAFDAPAMTARLAKRARALDECPAQAIAVALVGDAIFANMVLTGFAWQNGFVPLERGAILRAIELNGASVDANKRAFAIGREAALWPERVAALLDPAPKLAQTLDDIVGLRATELAAYQDVAYAARYLAFVDRVRAREIAVAPQSEVLTRAVAQNLFRLMAIKDEYEVARLYTDGAFAAQIKAEFDGDVKLKFHLAPPILGRRDPDTGKLKKMTFGPWMLPVLRLLAKGKRLRGTWLDVFARASERKAERALLADYEARIERLLPTLTKANLALATAYAAVPDIVRGFGHVKEANMAKAQARYAELEAALATGGHRREAAE
- a CDS encoding biotin carboxylase N-terminal domain-containing protein, translated to MSSARPFTSLLIANRGEIACRIARTARRMGLRTIAVYSEADARARHVTTADEARLIGPAPARDSYLDIARVIDAARASGAEAVHPGYGFLSERAAFAEACAAAGLVFVGPPAAAIQAMGSKATAKALMEAAGVPVVPGYGGAEQDAATFAREAKRLGFPVLLKAVAGGGGRGMRIVRAADELEAALPAARREAAAAFGDETLMMERFVERPRHIEVQIFADAHGNVVSLFERECTLQRRHQKVVEEAPSPSLDETRREALYDAARKAAAAIGYVGAGTVEFVADAANAWFIEMNTRLQVEHAVTEAITGLDLVEWQIRVAMGETLPLRQDEIKRAGHAVEARIYAEDADAGFLPSTGAITHWRAPEAGFGIRIDTGFGAGDEVTPHYDPLLAKVIAHAPTRAASLARLRGALSSFEVAGVATNVAFLARLLGEDAVAANLLDTGYIERERAGLEASPAPRALHLAAAVAAILAHEADETRRDPADPWSPWSAGAPWMLFGSRTRVLEFRGKNGEAFAVRLEQERTGMVLVFGGDGALFAFEREERDPHRFALTLGGARHTVGAVLHDGTVTVFDGPQPIRLAFVDPFAAEAATHHPTTGTLAPMPGTVLSLLAEPGASLEAGDPILILEAMKMEHTVRAPSRGRVARYSVAVGDFVSEGAALMEFEAGEPRNG